The proteins below are encoded in one region of Desulfuromonadaceae bacterium:
- the tadA gene encoding tRNA adenosine(34) deaminase TadA codes for MYSNEHDSRFMRAALDEAAAAAMRGEVPIGAVIVHADRIIARGYNLREGNNDPTAHAEMIAIRAAAQQIGHWRLLDCTLYVTLEPCVMCMGAMILARIPRLVYACRDPKAGAVGSNYDFSQDERFNHRVAVTEGVLDEECSALLSGFFRRLREEKKAARAARSSC; via the coding sequence ATGTATTCCAACGAACACGATAGCCGCTTCATGCGGGCGGCGCTCGACGAAGCGGCAGCGGCGGCAATGCGCGGCGAGGTGCCGATCGGCGCGGTGATCGTTCACGCGGACAGAATTATCGCCCGAGGGTACAACCTGCGCGAAGGGAACAACGATCCCACCGCCCACGCCGAAATGATCGCCATTCGCGCGGCGGCACAGCAGATCGGTCACTGGCGGCTGCTCGATTGTACCCTGTATGTTACTCTGGAGCCGTGTGTGATGTGCATGGGCGCAATGATTCTGGCCCGCATCCCGCGGCTGGTCTATGCCTGTCGCGATCCCAAGGCCGGGGCGGTCGGTTCGAATTACGATTTTTCGCAGGATGAGCGCTTTAACCATCGGGTCGCAGTGACCGAAGGGGTGCTCGATGAAGAATGCAGCGCACTGTTGAGCGGATTTTTCAGGCGTTTGCGCGAAGAGAAGAAAGCCGCCAGAGCGGCGCGATCATCCTGCTGA
- a CDS encoding type I restriction-modification system subunit M: protein MTPNFTQSAAFLWSVADLLRGDFKQSQYGRIILPFTLLRRLECVLESDKAAVLNKHAGVSKMNLPEEAAEKLILRATEAQFFNTSPMDLSKLGEAGIKDNLETYIQAFSKDAREIFEYFKFAEFIGQLNDANLLYKVVQKFANTDLSPQRISNYEMGLVFEELIRRFAESSNETAGEHFTPRDIVRLTTSLVFMEDDEALTQPGIIRTIYDPTAGTGGFLSAGMDYVIELNPNAVMRAFGQELNPESYAICKADMLIKGQEVDRIKLGNTLSNDHLYADKFDYMLSNPPFGVDWKKVEKEIKDERGSPVASVPACRASRTAHCCFCCI, encoded by the coding sequence ATGACACCCAACTTCACCCAATCCGCCGCGTTTCTCTGGTCAGTCGCCGATCTGTTGCGCGGTGATTTCAAACAAAGCCAATACGGTCGCATCATTCTCCCCTTTACCCTGTTGCGTCGTCTGGAGTGCGTGCTCGAAAGTGACAAGGCGGCAGTGCTGAACAAGCACGCCGGAGTCAGCAAGATGAATCTGCCGGAAGAGGCGGCGGAGAAGTTGATACTTCGCGCGACGGAAGCGCAGTTTTTCAACACTTCGCCGATGGATCTCTCCAAGCTTGGTGAGGCGGGGATCAAGGATAATCTGGAGACCTACATTCAGGCGTTCTCCAAAGATGCGCGGGAGATTTTTGAATACTTCAAGTTTGCCGAGTTCATCGGCCAGTTGAACGATGCCAATCTGCTCTACAAAGTGGTGCAGAAGTTTGCCAATACCGATCTGAGTCCGCAGCGCATTTCCAACTACGAAATGGGTCTGGTTTTCGAGGAACTGATCCGGCGCTTTGCGGAGAGTTCCAATGAGACCGCCGGGGAGCACTTTACCCCGCGTGATATCGTCCGCCTGACCACCTCGCTGGTCTTCATGGAAGACGACGAAGCGCTGACCCAGCCAGGGATCATCCGCACCATCTACGACCCCACGGCCGGGACCGGCGGCTTCCTCTCGGCGGGGATGGATTACGTCATTGAACTCAACCCCAATGCCGTGATGCGTGCCTTCGGGCAGGAACTGAATCCTGAGTCGTACGCTATCTGCAAGGCCGACATGCTCATCAAGGGGCAGGAGGTCGACCGCATCAAGCTCGGCAACACCCTTTCCAACGATCATCTCTACGCCGACAAGTTCGACTACATGCTCTCCAATCCGCCGTTCGGGGTCGACTGGAAGAAGGTTGAAAAAGAGATCAAGGACGAAAGGGGTTCGCCGGTCGCTTCGGTCCCGGCCTGCCGCGCGTCTCGGACGGCTCACTGCTGTTTCTGCTGCATCTGA
- a CDS encoding Abi family protein, translating to MQYNKPPLSIEKQVDRLIQRGLICENLERLKHYLTHIGYYRLSAYWHPFEQPPVRTNSRNHNFEAGTTFDRVLDLYDFDRKLRLLVMNAIERIEVAIRTRWADAMSMRHGPHAHMNSGLFKDPWQHQQDMATLSREIKKSSEVFIKHYRDQYSEPFLPPIWAIVEMMSFGQLSYWFSNTSDTEIKKEVMRSLKVPTVEVLEKVLHTLTPMRNTAAHHGRLWNRQFPMTLPEIKRLRKRVVPNNTPNRLGHRIFNYLVIIEYLKSVINPTGQWKSQLMILLGTVSNSDLMAMGFPDDWREREPWSERTEG from the coding sequence ATGCAATATAATAAACCCCCTCTTTCCATTGAAAAGCAAGTAGATCGTTTAATTCAGCGCGGGTTGATCTGCGAAAATCTTGAGCGACTCAAACATTACCTTACCCATATTGGCTACTATCGCCTAAGTGCCTATTGGCACCCCTTTGAACAACCTCCTGTAAGAACAAACAGTCGAAACCATAATTTCGAAGCAGGTACGACCTTTGACAGGGTTTTGGATCTCTATGACTTTGACCGAAAACTTCGGTTATTGGTGATGAATGCCATCGAACGGATTGAGGTCGCAATCAGAACTCGTTGGGCAGACGCAATGTCAATGCGCCACGGCCCACATGCCCATATGAATTCTGGACTTTTTAAAGATCCGTGGCAACACCAACAGGATATGGCAACGCTTTCCCGTGAAATAAAGAAGAGCAGCGAAGTTTTTATTAAGCATTATCGAGATCAGTATTCAGAACCTTTTCTCCCTCCCATCTGGGCCATTGTTGAGATGATGAGTTTTGGACAGCTGTCTTACTGGTTTTCAAATACGAGTGATACAGAAATTAAAAAAGAAGTAATGCGGAGCCTGAAGGTACCTACGGTTGAGGTTTTAGAAAAGGTTCTGCACACATTGACGCCAATGCGCAACACTGCTGCACATCATGGTAGGTTGTGGAATCGTCAATTTCCGATGACTTTGCCTGAAATAAAGCGACTGAGAAAGAGGGTCGTGCCAAATAATACCCCCAATAGGCTGGGTCATCGCATATTCAATTATTTGGTCATCATCGAATATTTAAAGAGTGTTATTAATCCAACAGGGCAATGGAAGTCCCAGTTGATGATCCTCCTCGGCACTGTTTCGAACAGTGATTTGATGGCAATGGGTTTTCCGGATGATTGGCGTGAGCGGGAGCCTTGGAGTGAGAGGACTGAGGGATGA
- a CDS encoding SAM-dependent methyltransferase has protein sequence MPRVSDGSLLFLLHLISKLRDTKDGGGRIGIILNGSPLFTGGAGSGESEIHRYILEADLLEAIVALPTDMFYNTGIATYVWVLSNKKDPEHKGKVQLINGVNLCGKMRKSLGSKRNVMGEDDIATITRAFGQFEQIDSVELDKPDDAKSNRGRQSDNPKALEPKTFSSKIFATTDFGYRRITVERPLRFSVQFTGERLEELRFAPKPLNAPMKWAYEQFGQNWTAATYGDLSDVAVEVRAYVKANFSDLKEKQIKELLDAKLWRDQQALHKSGQKLQAALAKQMGAAAIVEGFCDDFNRFEDALKQAIKTTGVKLNLREKKQLLDAVSWKNPEAQRVIKKIHTKKADPLYGLFAVDGKVVEFQADGDLRDNENIPLDQSRSVTETVEEYFRKEGAPHVPEAWIDAGKRDEKDGELGVVGYEIPFNRHFYVYTPPRDLVEIDRDLDLVSKEIMALLREVHS, from the coding sequence CTGCCGCGCGTCTCGGACGGCTCACTGCTGTTTCTGCTGCATCTGATCAGCAAACTGCGCGACACTAAAGATGGTGGTGGCCGCATCGGCATCATCCTCAACGGTTCACCCCTCTTCACCGGCGGCGCCGGCAGTGGTGAGAGCGAGATCCACCGCTATATCCTCGAAGCCGATCTGCTGGAGGCGATCGTCGCTTTGCCGACCGACATGTTCTACAACACCGGCATTGCCACCTATGTCTGGGTGCTTTCCAACAAAAAAGACCCGGAGCACAAGGGGAAGGTGCAGCTCATCAACGGCGTCAACCTCTGCGGCAAGATGCGCAAGTCCCTCGGCTCCAAGCGCAATGTCATGGGGGAGGATGATATCGCCACCATCACCCGCGCCTTCGGGCAGTTCGAGCAGATCGACAGCGTTGAGCTCGACAAGCCGGATGATGCGAAGAGCAACCGGGGGCGTCAATCCGACAACCCGAAAGCGCTGGAGCCGAAGACCTTTTCGAGTAAGATATTTGCCACCACCGATTTCGGTTACCGGCGTATCACCGTTGAGCGCCCCTTGCGCTTCTCGGTGCAGTTCACCGGCGAGCGCCTCGAAGAGCTGCGCTTTGCCCCCAAGCCGCTCAATGCGCCGATGAAGTGGGCCTATGAGCAGTTTGGCCAAAACTGGACGGCTGCCACTTACGGTGATCTGTCGGACGTCGCGGTCGAGGTGCGGGCGTACGTCAAGGCGAACTTCAGTGATCTGAAAGAGAAACAGATCAAGGAGTTGCTCGACGCCAAGCTGTGGCGCGATCAGCAGGCGCTGCACAAGAGTGGGCAGAAGCTGCAAGCCGCGCTGGCCAAACAGATGGGCGCGGCGGCGATTGTCGAAGGCTTTTGTGATGACTTCAACCGGTTTGAGGATGCGTTGAAGCAGGCGATTAAGACCACCGGTGTCAAGCTGAATCTGCGGGAGAAGAAGCAGCTTCTCGATGCGGTGAGCTGGAAGAATCCCGAGGCGCAGCGGGTGATCAAGAAAATTCACACCAAGAAGGCCGATCCGCTTTACGGCCTGTTTGCGGTGGATGGCAAGGTCGTTGAGTTTCAGGCCGACGGCGATTTGCGCGACAACGAGAACATTCCCCTCGATCAGTCACGCAGTGTGACTGAGACGGTCGAAGAGTATTTCCGCAAGGAGGGCGCTCCCCATGTGCCGGAGGCCTGGATTGATGCGGGGAAGCGGGATGAGAAGGATGGGGAGTTGGGGGTTGTCGGCTATGAGATTCCCTTTAACCGGCATTTCTATGTTTATACGCCGCCGCGTGATTTGGTTGAGATTGATCGGGATCTGGATCTGGTGAGTAAGGAGATTATGGCGCTGCTGCGGGAGGTTCATTCGTGA